A part of Myxococcus landrumus genomic DNA contains:
- a CDS encoding YdeI/OmpD-associated family protein has protein sequence MARAERRSVEAAPTRTFRGAAEFEAWLDAHGGAPAGVWLKLAKKGTGIASLTDDEAVDVGLCFGWISGQRKSLDERFYLQKYVPRRPRSRWSCVNVRKVEVLLAQGRMRPSGLAEVEAAQADGRWAAAYESQRNATVPDDLSAVLAANPGAARAFEALGRTRRYALILDVVTARTEAGRANHLRRVVESLESATASEGRRPKRAARAG, from the coding sequence ATGGCGCGCGCTGAGCGGCGGTCGGTGGAAGCGGCTCCGACGCGGACGTTCCGCGGCGCGGCGGAGTTCGAGGCGTGGCTCGACGCGCACGGCGGAGCCCCCGCCGGGGTCTGGTTGAAGCTCGCGAAGAAGGGGACGGGGATTGCCTCGCTGACGGATGACGAGGCGGTGGATGTGGGGCTGTGCTTCGGCTGGATTTCCGGCCAGCGGAAGTCGCTCGACGAGCGCTTCTATCTCCAGAAGTACGTGCCCCGCCGCCCGCGCAGCCGGTGGTCTTGCGTGAACGTGCGCAAGGTGGAGGTGCTGCTCGCCCAGGGACGAATGCGGCCCTCGGGGTTGGCCGAAGTCGAGGCCGCCCAGGCGGATGGTCGCTGGGCCGCCGCCTACGAGTCCCAGCGGAACGCCACCGTCCCCGACGACCTGTCCGCCGTGCTGGCCGCGAACCCCGGGGCCGCGCGGGCCTTCGAGGCCCTGGGCAGGACGCGGCGCTATGCGCTCATCCTGGACGTCGTGACGGCGCGCACGGAGGCGGGGCGCGCCAACCACCTGCGCCGCGTCGTCGAATCGCTCGAGTCCGCTACCGCTTCCGAGGGGCGGCGTCCGAAGCGGGCAGCACGTGCAGGGTGA
- a CDS encoding NBR1-Ig-like domain-containing protein, giving the protein MPAPHAFSTGLLLAGLLLLTGSPASAESLHSERGGLQATPLAQRPSPTAAMMDPLRSLAITDYAIVSTITARSVFEQLVGQAGPSGFTAEQLFRQLWDTQNPAPGASDLPGGPHCSDNGNTLNGAPYVCRTIEGVDASARTPASMDSYVLVGLFNRFDLAPADGANCGEYRMSFARFVPAPQSRSRNRFIFEAVLPNPSPELGLEGCRPVAWAWADLSTVDDPTERGRRVKALFFEGVGTDRNPVIHLHNYGDNASGAGQLRTNQFMQMGVGEPAPWLLREFKLKQQCDATGCTLRFIPVTTKSTPRGNFFNPLNTTPLAVSFREHFITQVASLAVEDFHRFNYVVPDLYNAAQSSPQLMRDGVDNFIEQFNKAPTPNPFFDALQAELQRIGSPLSPHHIVARAESLSCGGCHEHSKGRDLGGSVGTFPSGFPRFVQSNDLLFPQPQPGDPRLYGASSTHTSTLLPFRQQILGAFLDTPSLDASFVPSTPDVASVQAGQVFSGTVTVTNAGTTLWSAANGTQGISLDGTADLSLDAGDAIVLGQSKTFSFTHTAPAVPGLATYRWRMQRDGTAFGPELSFTLHVLPASDAAPRKR; this is encoded by the coding sequence ATGCCAGCTCCACACGCTTTCTCGACAGGCCTGTTGTTGGCGGGACTTCTCTTGCTGACGGGAAGCCCCGCCTCCGCCGAGTCCCTTCACTCCGAGCGGGGTGGCCTCCAGGCCACGCCCCTGGCGCAGCGCCCTTCCCCCACCGCGGCGATGATGGATCCGCTGCGCTCGCTCGCCATCACCGACTACGCCATCGTCTCCACCATCACCGCGCGGAGCGTGTTCGAGCAGCTCGTCGGCCAGGCAGGGCCTTCGGGCTTCACGGCGGAGCAGCTCTTCCGCCAGCTCTGGGACACCCAGAACCCCGCGCCCGGAGCCTCCGACCTGCCCGGCGGTCCGCACTGCTCCGACAACGGCAACACCCTCAACGGCGCGCCCTACGTCTGTCGAACCATCGAGGGAGTCGACGCATCCGCCCGGACGCCCGCGTCCATGGACAGCTACGTCCTCGTGGGCCTCTTCAACCGCTTCGACCTGGCCCCCGCGGATGGCGCCAACTGCGGCGAGTACCGGATGTCTTTCGCCCGGTTCGTCCCGGCCCCCCAGAGTCGCTCGCGCAACCGCTTCATCTTCGAGGCTGTCCTCCCCAACCCCTCACCCGAGCTCGGGCTGGAGGGGTGCCGTCCGGTCGCGTGGGCGTGGGCGGACCTCTCCACCGTCGATGACCCCACCGAGCGCGGCCGCCGCGTGAAGGCGCTCTTCTTCGAGGGCGTGGGCACGGACCGGAACCCCGTCATCCATCTCCACAACTATGGCGACAACGCCTCGGGCGCGGGACAGCTCCGCACCAATCAGTTCATGCAGATGGGCGTCGGCGAACCCGCGCCCTGGCTGCTTCGCGAGTTCAAGCTCAAGCAGCAATGCGATGCCACCGGCTGCACCTTGCGCTTCATCCCCGTCACCACGAAGTCCACGCCCCGGGGGAACTTCTTCAATCCCCTGAACACGACGCCCCTCGCGGTGAGCTTCCGCGAGCACTTCATCACCCAGGTCGCGAGCCTCGCCGTCGAGGACTTCCATCGCTTCAACTACGTCGTCCCCGACCTCTACAACGCCGCCCAGAGCAGCCCGCAGCTCATGCGCGACGGCGTGGACAACTTCATCGAGCAGTTCAACAAGGCGCCCACCCCCAACCCGTTCTTCGACGCCCTCCAGGCGGAGCTCCAGCGAATCGGCAGCCCCCTGTCACCCCACCACATCGTGGCGCGCGCGGAGTCGCTCTCTTGTGGCGGCTGCCATGAGCACAGCAAGGGGCGTGACCTGGGAGGCAGCGTGGGCACCTTCCCCAGCGGCTTCCCTCGCTTCGTGCAGAGCAACGACTTGCTCTTCCCCCAGCCACAACCCGGGGACCCCAGGCTCTACGGCGCCTCCTCCACCCACACCTCCACGCTCCTCCCATTCCGGCAGCAGATTCTCGGCGCCTTCCTGGACACCCCATCCCTGGACGCGAGCTTCGTGCCCTCCACCCCGGATGTGGCCTCTGTCCAGGCAGGCCAGGTCTTCAGCGGCACGGTGACGGTGACCAACGCCGGCACCACGCTGTGGAGCGCCGCCAATGGAACGCAGGGCATCTCCCTCGATGGCACGGCGGACCTGAGCCTGGACGCCGGTGACGCCATCGTCCTCGGACAGTCGAAGACATTCTCCTTCACGCACACCGCGCCCGCCGTCCCCGGCCTCGCCACCTACCGATGGCGGATGCAACGCGATGGCACCGCGTTCGGTCCGGAGTTGTCCTTCACCCTGCACGTGCTGCCCGCTTCGGACGCCGCCCCTCGGAAGCGGTAG